A region from the bacterium genome encodes:
- a CDS encoding glycine cleavage system protein H has translation LLSGTLARAWMENALDNLHPLHGESVGPVLQDGGLPVDGIARILGGAEWADLAKTHLLTDGE, from the coding sequence ACCTTCTCTCGGGGACTCTGGCCAGAGCCTGGATGGAAAACGCCCTCGACAACCTCCATCCGCTCCACGGGGAAAGCGTGGGCCCGGTCCTGCAGGACGGCGGTCTCCCGGTGGACGGGATCGCGCGAATCCTGGGCGGCGCCGAGTGGGCGGACCTGGCGAAGACGCATCTTCTGACGGACGGGGAGTGA